The sequence tCTCAAAGATGttgctttggtggagcatctgggatacaatcttctctctgtgTCTCAATTGCTAgaagaggacttggaagtgcatttcaaatgcaatacttctcgagttcttgatttttctggCGCCTTGATTTGTAAGATTTCTTTAGTTGGGAGAGtgtttggagctaatttttctgcgtcctctggttcttctcggtgtttacttgctcaaccttcttctgagctttggatgtagcataggagactagggaatatgagctttgatttgcttactcggtTGAGTACCCTCGGCTTGATTCGAGGattacccaagctcaagtttgagaagaaccttgtgtgtgctccttgttggcatggcaagatggttgccgctcctcacccaccagtcaatttggtgatgactgaacgaccgggagaacttctccatatggacactgttggtccttctcgggttcgttcgTCGGGTGGAAAGTGATATGTTCTtcttattattgatgatttctctcactactcttgggtcttctttcttgtgagcaaggatgaagtgttttcacactttcggagcttagctttgagattgttcacagaactccctggtgcattgaaagcaattcgcagtgataatagcaccgagttcaagaactatctctttgatgctttttgcCGTGAACAtggtattgaacatcaattttttgccccacgcgttcctcaacagaatgacatggttgagagaaagaataggactttgttggagatggctaggacaatgctcgatgagcataggactcataggaagttttgggctgaggccactagcacagcgtgctacatctgtaatcagattttcttgcaatcaatcttgaatttgacttcttacaagttgcgctttgggaggaagccgaaggtttcacatttgagagttttcggttgtcgttgcttcatcgtaaagcgtggcaatcttgacaagttcgaatCGCGTTCTTCCaatggtattttcttagggtattatcttcatggtcattcttacagggtttataatgttgacactaacaccatcatggaatcctgtgatgtgacttttgacgAATCAACCCCCTGTACTAGTTCTACCTTTGAgtatgcaggtgatcaggagatgaacgaaagcatctttgtagaagCTGATCTTCCAGCTTTCaatgatgacgaggatgatccactacttccctcaaCCACACTTGCTCCAGACTTgtttcctgcttcttctactccagtagagggtcctgcagcctctacttccacttcggCTGCTCTTGAGCCTGCACCCGCACAGGTTGAGGGGGAGTTTACCTCTAGGCAtgaggctcctcaacacattccACGGCGACACcatccacacatgatgatcggagatcttAAGGAGAGGGTAATGAGGTCCAAgtctgcttctcatgctcattttactgattctgcattcgttgcttcttttgagccccatgatgttggacatgctttatctgattcgagttgggtcaatgccatgcatgaagagcttgaaaactttgagagaaaccaagtctgggtccttgtagagccaccccctaatattcacaccataggcaccaattgggttttcaaaaacaaacagggggaggatgggtctgtagtgagaaacaagactagactagactagtggctcagggtttcacttaggtagaggggatagactttggagaaacctttgcaccagtagctagactagaagctattaggatccttcttgcatttgcggcatcctgagtgctttcctaaatggtttcatagtggaagaggtctatatcaagcaacctccaggctttgagcaccccaaatacccacatagagtatacaagcttcataaagttttgtatgggcttaagcaggcacatatagcttggtatgatagtcttaggtctttcttgttaggacatgggtatgagatggggtcagctgataaaactttgttcactcttaggcatggcaatgatttcttacttgttcagatttatgtggatgatatcatttttggtggctcttctcatgcacttgttgccaagtttgtagaaactataaGCAGGGgattcgagatgtcgatgatgggtgaactcaacttcttccttgggctgcaaatcaagcaatgcaagcaaggtacattcgtccactagacaaagtacaccaaagatttgctgaagaagttcgacatgagcgatgcaaagccattggcgtcaccgatggctacctcgaccgtgcttgatccagatgaagatggcgaggaggtggaccagcgggagtataggagcatgatcggcGGTGAGACGTCCATTCTGTACCTGACGGTgataagacccgacatccacttcgtcgtctgcttgtgtgctcgcttccaggcttcaccaaggacgtctcaccgccaagtggtgaagcacattctgaggtatctcaagcacactctcgagtttgggctttggttttctgcttcctcttctctttctcttcgaggtttttcggatgcggattttgctgactgtagaattgacaggaagagtacctctggtacttgtcatttcttgggtacttctcttgtgtgttgttcttctcgcaagcagtctagcattacgcagtctactgctgaagctgaatatgtagctactgctagctgttgctcacagattttatggatggttgctaccttgagggattttaggttagattttaggagtgtgtcacttttgtgtgacaacaccagtgatATAAGCTTAGTCAATAACCCAGtacaacactccagaaccaaacacatagatgtgagatttcacttcctgagagaccataatgagaagggagatattgagttgagctacatagatatccaacaccagctagccgatatctttaccaagcctctagatgtaATAAGGTTTccctttctgaggggagagcttggtgtgtgtcatccctatggtattatgtgagggggagttgccattatacatactctatcttacttttattgcatttgcatttcaCAGCCTTTTGtaatataatcatgttagcaagcttcacttatatgttctttgcactttcttgtactagttgtgaatttatgctaagtgtagtggatgtgtaacaatttgtgcaagcttaggctCTTGTTGAAACATGTCataaaatctattgagcaagcttgtcttttctaaagaatgaacttgaaatgtgaacataatctcttgtcacccctgagtatttgctttagcttgatcaatACTTAAATTaggctagttctgtgaaaagcttgtgctaggccgctttgttcagttcagcggattgggggtctttgacctttgtctatgtaaatgtttaacccatgattaacccttgcgagagcatgtgctcttttgtgtcgcaaaggcacaacttgttttggctttgtgaaacattgcatatcttgaattctatgttgagttaataaaatgaatgatcaagttttgagctaaaattgaatccaatacgatggcttaaggcttcatgtggtttgccgaagaagtgaacccatggttgcataaaactcacttgaggatagttaaatgaacaaatgataaagttaacttgtgctttttaatgtgctaagaatgttctttttcatgttttcaaactaaggcttggattgatatgtgggtgtttgcatagctcGTCGAGTTGAACTTGGttacctagtttgaacttgacataacattagtttctctaatctttgcactgatcatgaaactacggatgcttttgtggtgacatcttttggataattgaacaacatgatcacaacttgcttcactcccggtgcttgtgacatgaactcacttcgagactttgtgcgtcTTTGAGTTACATTGTTTACTTCTTATAGTGCTTTTACATCTCTATTTCttacaagtgctttgtgatctatatgtgaagctttgtaggcttgtatTTTATTTGCACATATTTTGCATAGTctgttatccttgatgtttgcattgctaaagggagagaaaatatgccaaaaaatattatgcacaaatattcaacaaagggatGTGTTTtggggtttttgagtttttcttgctcttttgaggttttttggctcgtctttacctctcttagggcttttgcaacctttcttatgccaagtgacatattttgctctttctcgagtttttgatcacttggatgagcttatcttgttttaatttcttcaaactaaaatctttgtgttttgagggttgtcaatgcactcatcaagggggagattgagagaccaagttaaaatgtgccttggtttacttgtgatgagtgattgacattgtcatttatttggtttgatgatcttcggttttgcatgagctttgatgtgatttgaattgatttgggatttcattttagcatattgattatggactaattggaattagagttggagatatgtgtttgcttgtctcatggtgtacatgtgatggatgcaacttggcggtcgacgacgggatgatcggggccaagcagagtgtttggtgccagacgatcaaagaggtcgagcagagtcaagggtgatcctagctgaacacgtggagatcaagcaaaacaTTGAAGGCGaatggagatggcgtgttgacaaattCAAGCTAAgggaatgccggtgcaagtgacaaggtggcccgaagCAGcagaagcgggagagacttgccggcggtcatgATCGCTtgacggagtacacatgtcgacatcgaagctcttgattaaggtgtaagcaaggcgatgaatcacactttgagaagcgtgcaggcggtttcgcgatttggcctcaaaactgtgggaggactggaggagtatgcggcaccatcacgaagcttgcatcaaggtgaagctaagtcatgaaggcgttgcggccgtccgatgaatgaagaagaaaatagaccaaaatatcctcagtggtatgtaggagtgtactacaagagaggagtatttttgGGAAAAACTAGGAAACTTAAGAGCCAAGTTTCctaagcttataaatagaggggtagagttagagagagctttgaaccaaccacttgagcccccttttGTCTCTCATTTAAGAGCCTTAGAGCTAaggttttagatgagagaagaataagtgcttagcctatgtaatatgtgagagttttgagagataaatttttgtaatccgcctaaaataaggctgacctctttgactaatgaagtttatgttttttgcatatgcttgaattctcctacttctagtttccctctattggttcccttgcaagtttgcaagtttttcggttttcggttttgatgttcgttttggtttttgggctgcaatttcagcaccttgtgagatcattcttcttgtttctagagacataaaaactcacatacgagtgtatgctcatgggtcttgagtactcttacctctagatcatcaacttggagagattctttatccggtgatcttttctttgagctacaATTTTTCACCTTTACAggattgtttttcttgatgctatggcttaaacactcacatactcatgtatttgagtgggTCTTGAGTCCCTACTTGCCACTGGACTATCATCTTAGAGGATAACCTTGTCtggtgtccatcttctctagtttctttgaaagttgcgagtttttatgcacaaagacacatggaatggtcttgaatggaacatatggttcatattccattcgTGGAGTTATGCTGCCATGGAACTAGTCTTCTTGTTTTGTCTCtctgattcttttgcttccgcttgagcgttttgaggtgcgttgggtgagaaataggaaaaggccatctattttgaaagaaatttgttgaggatCCTATTTACCCCCCTCTAGTGgccattctcgttcctacagGATCGCTGTCATCGCTTTTGTCgtctgccatgaagcagaggccagtgaagtcattggtcttcttcttgttctttgcttgcggttcatccttCTCCAAGCTCTCCTCATCTCTAGAGGATGTGTCGACGTTGCTAAAAGCCACCACGAAcaccctagaagccgccttggtctccttcttagccatcttatcatggttcttcttgaataaagacttcttgttcttcttcttatgcttatTATAGTCGTGATCGACGtactccctcttcttgagcttggggcagtctgcCTTGATGTGGGTAGTGTCACCGCACTCGAAATATTTCTGGTCTTATTGTTGACCTCGTACTATTCTATTTGAACCTGAGCCGTACGAGCAGCATGGATCTCGTAGTTGAATCAACTACtttccatattgcacttccttggcttagaagataaggcTCTATGTGCACCTTTCGGTATGAAAAATCATTGCCATTAAATAACataatcttcccacttctcttcATATTatctacggatcacaaagccggttaaggtcaataagtgatcaaatcggttctgataccaattgtaggaccgagaatagcgactagaggggggtgaataggcgcctaaataaatttcttttgaaatagatgaccttctattttgtcacccaacgCAACTCAAGAATAAAGCGTAACACAAAACATAACATAAACATAGAGCTCAACCTGGAAGATCCGTCTAGAACAGAACAAAAACTcaaagaattaaaaaaccaaacttgaagatccaatcgaaggtgggtctcatggttggaatcaaACACTACGCTCAACAGCAAACCAATCCATAACTCATCCCATACAAAGTttggaacttgagaagaaagaataaaaaaatcaaagataaggtCATCGGTTGAAGAAATTTTTCAAGTTAATGATCTAGAGACAAGAGAGTTAAAGACACACAAGTATACACTCATATctgatttttatgcctctagcaacaagaaaaataacttcacaaggtgctgaaatttagtccaaaaaccaaaatgaaaatcacaacgAAACATCGAAAACTTACGAACttgtaagggaaccaatagagagaaactagaagtaggagaattcaagcattgcaaaatataaactttattactcaaagaggtcagccctattttagatgtattacaaatatttttctcttaaaactctcacctattacataggctaagcatcaATCCTCCTCTTcactaaaatcctagcacaatgCACTCATataggtggcacaagaggctcaaatgGCCGGTTCATTCTCTTCCATAACCCTagccctctatttatagacctagaaaacttgacccccaagtttcctaactttttcctaaaatacttctctcttgtaatacacttctacttaccatcgagggtattttagtctatttttttcttcattcatcGAACGGTCACGGTGCCTTTACGACTTAACTTCAtctcgacgtaagcttcacAATAGTGCCACGTACTCTTCTAGTCCTcctacagttttgaggccaaactgtgaaaccctagcacgattctcaaagtgtgactagtcgccacttgcttccacctgaagcaagtgctccgatgatgacgcgtgccctccatcttacgatcttgaccatcGGTAAGtatctcctgctcccgatccctcgggtcgtcttgtcacttgcaccagcatcccttcGTTTGAAtttgtcaacatgccatcttcatccttcgtttcatattttgcttgaccttcatgtatacagctaggatcacccttggcTCCGCCcaaccctccttgatcgtctggcactaaGCACCCACTTAGCTCTGATCACCCGCTCTTGACCGacaagttgcatctgtcacctgcacaccatgaaacaagcaaacacatttctccacactctaaACATCTCTAGGtcagcacaaaatcaaaaacttcaactcagagcacatcctgcagaaaacgtgaacaccggatgtttcggtgtgtTCTATTCATgaactggaccatccgatgagtgtaacactatctgtttcaggaaaactttgctctctgcaagaaaaggtctggtGAAAGCTTCCAGTGATCTCATGTCTATCACTGGATAATACGATGTGTGATAATCCATCGAACCACCCTTCTACAACCACTTTGCAACAAAGGTCTGGTGCattcttcggtgttcacaattacagtatcagactatccggtgtacataatcaaacttagcGCCAAAAATTCCCTCTCCGCAGAAAATATTCCggcgctctcaaagtccatcaacAGACCATCCGgtatttgctttcatttctacttcaacactgaaaatgctctggtgataccctccggtgtagccaccacattcaccagaccttccagtgcATTAATCTCTAATTTCGCccgaaaaattgctctctacaagaaatagtccgacgAATATACACTGCCCACACCGGAACTTCTGGTGAACACCGAAACTTCCGATGTGTATAATTTTTCTacgtacagagaagaattcgTCAATTCCAAACACTGTCAACTCGAGTTAAACATGAACAAGAAtaagcatccacaaacacatgctaaccaaatTCAAGACATATCAACTGTTATCAATGCTCATTACATGTAAACTAAGGTACTTCTCCACTTAGTTTCTCAGTTTCTATGATATGCATAATTTCACATCATTTTGCAATAGTCCCAGGCATTATATTGCCACTAGTTAATTAAGTATATTGATCATTTCAGGTAAAATTTATTGGTATATTCTCCAAATCCCTCTCTAattgatatgtttttttttcttggctgCATTATTTAGGCCATCTTGAGACCACTTTTTGTAGACAAAGTATTTCTTGTTCCAGTACGGTAGTAGTACAAACAAAAAAGTTACCAATGTTTTGCCAAATACTAGTCTTCAAGCTATTTAGGAATGTGGCGCTATTTGAATGATGTTGGCATGGTTGTAGTTTCAAACTTTCAATGATTAATCTACAGTTTTATCATCAGCTTGATCGCAAGACAGTACATTTGCTACTCCGATTAAATTATCTCCATCTCTCCAAAGTATcttttattttgtaatatattttctttatccTTCGTTCCTTGAACACATCGTTAAAGGGCTCTGTGCATGATTATTTGTCTGCCCTTTTTCTACTGGATGAGCATATACAGTGTTTGCAAGTTGCCTAATCCAGTGAACATTTGTCATCACCTTCTTTTGTGTGTGCACATGGCTATGAGCACGTGCATGCAACCTTTTCCAAAGAACTTTACAAAGTAAGATCAGCTGTGTTAATTGGGCATATGTGTAAGGGCATTGCATGCAACCTTTTCCAAATAACTTTACAATATGATCACTTGTATTAATTGGAGTTACTTTTTTAACTATGCAGTTTCAGTGGCTGAGCCGATTGGTGCATTGTTATTGTCAGAGGCATGCGATATGGCAGCTTTTCATGTTATAAAAAGTTCATTTCTCCCTCCAGGTTTCAGGGGACTTAATTTTATCCCCCTGGTGTAGGGAATGTCAGGACAGCAGAATAGTGGTGGTTCCACCTCCTCTCGCTCTGATGGAAGTGAATATGATATTGTGCCTAAATCATACTCATCGACGCCCCGTAACTTCCCGTGTCGTCGATCATTCCTGTCAAAGCCAATCCATCCTCTTTCATTTCCAGAACATTCACTAGAAGGGCAAGAAACTCATAGTCCTGTTGCCACTGCAAGCGCCAACAATCCTCTGCGCCCTGAGTTCAAGGGAACAGGAGACTTTCGCTCTCCAGGTCTCATGGACTATAGCAAGTGGCTGTGGCAGTAGCAGTCATGGGGAGTCAGGAAATTGGAGCCTGCAAGTAGCATGGATCTTATTGATTTCTCAGAACGACCTGAAGCTGAACGAGCTGGACCACTGCGTCCTAATAATTTAATGGAGAAAACAAAGTGTGGCTTCTGCGATAAGCTTTTGACCAAGAGATCACCTTGGGGTTGTCGTCGAATTGTCCGTACTGGAGATTTGCCAGTTGCTGGTGTGCTATCATGCTGAGTTCTTAGATCATGTCGCAGAACTGAAGGGATTCTGTTCGCGATTCAGGATTCCTTTGCGAAGTGATTTTTGTTctctttaatattttaatagttTTTCTTTATAGTTTCCGTTACGAATAGATTTTTAAGatcatttttttcataataaaattctttcttttctctttacGAATCTCTTCGAAAGAAAATTATCGAAGAagagagaaataaagaaaataggaatgagaaagagaataaaaaagaatgaaacAAAGAGAAAATAGTTAGGAATAGTCCGAAGGGGCAGAAGCATGACCCTCCTTGTCCTGTGTGCGACAAGCTGGCTGGTAAAGATACCGAGCAATGGTCAATTTGCAGGTTAAAAAATGGATTCCCAAGATTACGTTCGCTAGGGGAAGGAACTTCTAGAGTTTGGCGCTGTGCTCAGGCCGGAGATTGTGTAGCTGGTGCCGTCCAGATGCCAAGATCAAGTGGCATTGGTCTGTTGAGTCGGGGTGGTCACAAGAGGCATGCCTTTTTGAAGGGAGAGCCTGGCAAAGACTGGACAGAAACATGAAAAAGTGCTTGCATGTAGCTTCCTAGTGCACTGCCGTATGTAAAGGTCAAGACCTTGCATTATGGCCTTGCTATGGTCACAAGGCGGATGTATCGATACATATATTGCTATGGTTTAACGGCCCGGCTAGAAATTGACATAGATACATACGCCTGTGTAGCTGACTAAATTTACCTCCATCAGTTATCAGGCATGCCACTTGTGCATAACGGCCTTAGATCTCTACATATTCTCCGTATGCGCTGAAATTGTTCCTGATGAAGTTGTATGTGCTGGAAATGTTAGAGTAAATAGCAGACAAACTGATCTCTGTAACTATGTGGGGATCTACGAGATTACCTCAATTCTCACCGTCTTTGCAATGTTGTGAATGttgtgatgcatgcatgcaagattTGATGCTACACTGAGACTTCAGATATTTCAAATCGGTCGAATCATATATTTAGCTTCAAACATGAGCTCAACTTTTGAACCGTACCTGGGCTATTCTGTTGGATCTGCATGTAGAAGCacaaatttaattaactaaccCGATCAAGACCGAATCTCAGAACTGGTAattttcatgttcttgtgaAACTTTAAGCAGATGATGCTTGGCTGTGAGCGTAAGTTGTACGCTCGGAGAACATTTTCACTGCATGTTTCCTGTCTAATTCTGGAGGGTTGCATGCAGGAGGCGTCCGAGCGGCCGCTGCTCCCGCCACTTCTCCGGGATCTCCAGGCTCACCGCTTGAACCAACCAAGAGCTCAATATAAACAGCAGCCGCTCCTGTGGTTCTGTGCTTCCTGCGTCCTTGTCTTCGTTCCTGTTGATCACATCCTATCAGCTGTCAAATGTCAAATTCCCTCTTTGCTCATGATCTCTTCTTGTTCTTGGCTATTACATCTTTGACTGTTGCGTGTTTTATGGCTCGGAATATTCGTTCTTGCAGATTTTGCTAGTTCCATGCAAGGAAACTCATGGTCCATCTTTTCTGTGGTTGTAGGAGTATGGCTGGAGAGAAGAAAAGCCATCCGCGGCTGAACGAGCGGATCATGTCGTCCCTCTCAAAGCGGTCTGTCGCCGCGCATTCCTGGCATGACCTTGAGATAGGTGAACACATGTGTTTGCATTTCAGCATACTCTGAAGGTTCATACAAGCTGATGCTTTGAATTCTCAAAATGCCAGGACCTGGCGCCCCTCAGGTTTTCAATTGTGTAAGCACCATATCCTCCTGTTTTTCTTGCCATCCTGGGCGACGTAAAGCGTGTACATTGCTTTCAGATGCACCAAAAATGAAGACCTTCCATGCTTGCAGGTTGTTGAGATCACAAAGGGGAGTAAAGTGAAGTATGAGCTTGACAAGAAGACTGGACTTATCAAGGTACACATATCTTTCTCGAAATTCAAGCTTTCCGGTGTACTATTTTAACCAGCTAAGAGAAAGACTGATCATTTTATTCTGATGCAACTAACTGAGAATCTGACAAGTTGTCTCACTAGGTTGACAGGGTGCTGTACTCATCTGTGGTCTATCCGCACAACTACGGTTTCATACCACGCACGCTTTGTGAGGATGGAGATCCAATGGATGTGCTGGTGTTGATGCAGGTCACCCTGGCTTACTGCTTTTTGCTTTATCTGACCCACTTAGTGATGTAGGTTATGTTTGGGCCTCTGAGGTTATCCTGTAACTCGCTTAGAACGAACAGGAACCGGTGATACCTGGTTGCTTTCTTCGAGCTAGGGCCATTGGCCTTATGCCTATGATTGATCAGGCATGATACACTTTACGAATTTTTCTTGCAAACTTTCCCATCTGACATTATGTTGGCTTAATGGTGTATTTGCCCATGCAACGATTAGGGTGAGAAAGATGACAAGATAATTGCAGTTTGTGTTGATGATCCTGAATACCGCCACTTAACCGATCTCAAGGAGCTGTCTCCCCACCGCCTTAATGAAATTCGTCGCTTCTTTGAAGACTGTACATTCCTGTTCTTTCCAAATTTGTCTGATTTACTATAATTATAGCACTGCAATTGCTCTTAAAGCGCTGAAATTTCTTTCGCATTTTGTGTTTCCAGACAAAAAGAATGAGAACAAGGAAGTTGCTGTGAACGAGTTCTTGCCACCGATCACTGCGCTGGAGGCCATTCAGTACTCCATGTGAGTTTTCCTGGAACAAGCTGATAATGCGCACCTTTCAGTTGTTCAGTCAGAAACTGGTGATGCAAATGCATCTGCCATAAAATGATGAAATGAGATCTAAAACCTTCAAttatttatttcattttctgTCTACTTCCGTCAAATCTGTTCACCTTTCCTgtaaatagaaaaaattagcATTCACAAAGGATGTCAATTGGAgctgataaaaaaattgtataatttATCTCAAAATGACCCCATCTCATTTTTAACCTATGTGCTGTTGTTTCAGGGACCTATACGCTGAATATATCCTGCACAGTTTGAGGCGCTAGAACTTGTTTCGAGATGGAACAATCCCTCTCCTAGTCTCGGGGGGCAAAGAAGCAATAATCAGTGTCCT is a genomic window of Phragmites australis chromosome 24, lpPhrAust1.1, whole genome shotgun sequence containing:
- the LOC133907649 gene encoding soluble inorganic pyrophosphatase 1-like, which translates into the protein MVHLFCGCRSMAGEKKSHPRLNERIMSSLSKRSVAAHSWHDLEIGPGAPQVFNCVVEITKGSKVKYELDKKTGLIKVDRVLYSSVVYPHNYGFIPRTLCEDGDPMDVLVLMQEPVIPGCFLRARAIGLMPMIDQGEKDDKIIAVCVDDPEYRHLTDLKELSPHRLNEIRRFFEDYKKNENKEVAVNEFLPPITALEAIQYSMDLYAEYILHSLRR